From one Microbulbifer sp. A4B17 genomic stretch:
- the atpG gene encoding F0F1 ATP synthase subunit gamma, which translates to MAGGKEVRTKIASIKSTQKITAAMEMVAASKMRRAQDRMALGRPYAQRIRAVIGHVANASAEYQHIYLQEREAKRVGFILVSTDRGLCGGLNVNMFKAAIREMQAWSEKGVDVEVCAVGNKAASFFNAIGSKVVAAVRDLGDAPQANQLIGSVKVMLDRYAQGDIDRLFLVSNEFINTMSQKPQVEQLLPLPKDEDEKLMHEWDYLYEPDPVELLDGLLARYIESQVYQAVVENKACEQAARMIAMKSATDNAGELIDQLQLVYNKARQAAITQELSEIVGGAAAV; encoded by the coding sequence ATGGCAGGCGGAAAAGAAGTACGCACAAAAATTGCCAGCATCAAGAGCACGCAGAAAATTACTGCCGCAATGGAAATGGTTGCAGCCAGTAAGATGCGCAGGGCTCAGGATCGCATGGCACTGGGGCGTCCCTACGCCCAGCGCATACGCGCAGTGATCGGCCACGTCGCCAACGCTTCGGCCGAGTACCAGCATATTTACCTGCAAGAGCGCGAGGCCAAGCGGGTCGGGTTTATCCTGGTATCCACTGACCGCGGACTCTGTGGTGGCTTGAACGTCAATATGTTCAAAGCCGCTATTCGCGAGATGCAGGCGTGGTCCGAGAAGGGTGTCGACGTCGAAGTCTGCGCGGTAGGTAACAAGGCGGCCAGTTTCTTTAATGCCATCGGCAGCAAGGTTGTCGCAGCGGTGCGCGATCTGGGCGATGCGCCCCAGGCCAACCAGCTGATTGGCTCAGTTAAGGTAATGCTGGACCGTTACGCACAAGGCGATATCGATCGCCTGTTCCTGGTATCCAATGAGTTTATCAACACCATGTCCCAGAAGCCGCAGGTTGAGCAATTGCTGCCGCTGCCGAAGGACGAAGATGAAAAACTCATGCACGAGTGGGACTACCTCTACGAGCCGGATCCGGTTGAATTGCTGGATGGATTGCTGGCTCGCTACATCGAGTCCCAGGTATACCAGGCAGTAGTTGAAAACAAAGCCTGTGAACAGGCAGCGCGTATGATCGCGATGAAGAGCGCCACCGATAACGCCGGTGAGCTGATCGATCAGTTGCAGCTTGTCTACAACAAGGCGCGCCAGGCGGCCATTACCCAGGAACTGTCCGAAATTGTCGGCGGTGCGGCGGCGGTTTAA
- the atpA gene encoding F0F1 ATP synthase subunit alpha gives MQQLNPSEISEIIKSRIENLDVSTEAQNEGTIVSVSDGIIRIHGLADVMYGEMIEFEGGVYGMALNLERDSVGAVILGDYKALAEGQKCRCTGRILETPVGPELLGRVVDALGNPIDGKGPLNNKLTDAVEKVAPGVIARQSVDQPVQTGLKAVDTMIPIGRGQRELIIGDRQIGKTAVAIDAIINQKGTGVKCVYVAVGQKQSSIANVVRKLEEHGAMDHTIVVAAGAADPAAMQFLAPYVGCTMGEYFRDRGEDALIVYDDLTKQAWAYRQISLLLKRPPGREAYPGDVFYLHSRLLERAARVNADYVEKFTNGEVKGKTGSLTALPIIETQAGDVSAFVPTNVISITDGQIFLETDLFNSGIRPAINPGISVSRVGGAAQTKVIKKLSGGIRTALAQYRELAAFSQFASDLDEATKAQLDHGERVTELMKQKQYSPLSIADMAVSVYAADKGYLKEVEVAKVLDFEAALLAYMNSEHAELMEKVNSTGNYNDEIDAAFKAAIEKFVATSSW, from the coding sequence ATGCAGCAACTGAATCCCTCTGAGATCAGTGAAATCATCAAGAGCCGCATCGAAAATCTCGATGTGAGCACTGAAGCCCAAAATGAGGGCACCATTGTTTCCGTATCCGACGGCATCATCCGCATCCACGGCCTGGCCGATGTGATGTACGGCGAGATGATCGAGTTCGAAGGCGGCGTTTACGGTATGGCGCTGAACCTGGAGCGCGACTCCGTTGGTGCTGTAATCCTGGGCGACTACAAGGCGCTGGCTGAAGGCCAGAAGTGCCGTTGCACCGGCCGTATCCTGGAAACCCCCGTTGGTCCGGAACTGCTCGGCCGCGTTGTAGATGCGCTGGGTAACCCGATCGACGGCAAGGGCCCGCTGAACAACAAGCTGACCGACGCGGTAGAAAAAGTAGCGCCTGGCGTTATTGCCCGTCAGTCCGTTGACCAGCCTGTACAAACCGGTTTGAAAGCGGTTGATACCATGATCCCGATTGGCCGTGGCCAGCGTGAGCTGATCATCGGTGACCGTCAGATTGGTAAGACTGCTGTGGCGATCGACGCCATCATCAACCAGAAAGGCACCGGCGTTAAGTGTGTCTACGTTGCCGTGGGCCAGAAGCAGTCCTCTATTGCCAACGTAGTGCGCAAGCTCGAAGAGCACGGCGCTATGGATCACACCATCGTAGTAGCCGCTGGCGCCGCCGATCCGGCAGCGATGCAGTTCCTGGCTCCCTACGTGGGCTGTACCATGGGTGAGTACTTCCGCGACCGCGGTGAAGACGCCCTGATCGTATACGATGACCTGACCAAGCAGGCTTGGGCCTACCGTCAGATCTCCCTGTTGCTGAAGCGTCCGCCTGGACGTGAAGCCTACCCCGGTGACGTTTTCTACTTGCACTCCCGTCTGCTGGAGCGCGCCGCGCGTGTAAACGCCGACTACGTAGAGAAGTTCACCAACGGTGAAGTGAAAGGAAAGACCGGCTCTCTGACCGCCCTGCCGATCATCGAAACCCAGGCCGGTGACGTATCTGCGTTCGTACCGACCAACGTGATTTCCATTACCGACGGCCAGATCTTCCTCGAGACCGATCTGTTCAACTCCGGTATCCGCCCAGCGATCAACCCGGGTATCTCGGTATCCCGTGTAGGTGGTGCAGCGCAGACCAAGGTGATCAAGAAGCTGTCCGGTGGTATCCGTACCGCTCTGGCTCAGTACCGCGAACTGGCGGCATTCTCCCAGTTTGCCTCTGACCTGGATGAAGCTACCAAAGCCCAGCTGGATCACGGTGAGCGCGTAACCGAGCTGATGAAGCAGAAACAGTACTCTCCGCTGTCTATCGCGGACATGGCTGTTTCCGTTTACGCCGCCGACAAGGGTTACCTGAAAGAAGTAGAAGTTGCCAAGGTTCTCGATTTCGAAGCCGCCCTGCTCGCTTATATGAACAGCGAACACGCAGAGCTGATGGAGAAAGTGAACAGCACTGGTAACTACAACGACGAAATCGACGCAGCTTTCAAAGCCGCTATCGAGAAGTTCGTCGCTACTAGCAGCTGGTAA
- a CDS encoding F0F1 ATP synthase subunit delta has protein sequence MAELSTLARPYAKAAFSYAQEASHLGGWSTALSTAAAVSQNEKVRELLDNPQLTSEERADKFLSICSDELGEHGRNFIRLLAENNRLQLLPEISELFEELKAQAEATLEVEVVSAHALSDAQAQALGQKLSAKFEREIHLHSSVDESLLGGAIIRAGDTVIDGTVRGRLAKLAEAMNS, from the coding sequence ATGGCGGAACTCAGCACACTGGCCCGGCCCTACGCTAAAGCTGCATTCTCTTATGCGCAGGAAGCCTCCCACTTAGGTGGTTGGAGCACTGCGCTGAGCACTGCGGCAGCGGTCAGCCAGAACGAAAAAGTGCGTGAGCTGCTGGATAATCCCCAGCTCACCAGTGAAGAGCGCGCAGATAAATTCCTGTCGATCTGTTCAGACGAACTCGGCGAGCACGGAAGGAACTTCATCCGGTTGCTGGCGGAAAACAACCGCCTGCAGCTGCTGCCGGAAATTTCCGAACTGTTCGAAGAGCTGAAAGCGCAAGCGGAAGCCACCCTCGAGGTGGAAGTTGTTTCCGCGCACGCCTTGAGCGATGCACAGGCGCAAGCACTGGGCCAAAAGCTCAGCGCGAAGTTTGAACGCGAAATACATCTGCACAGCTCGGTGGACGAGAGCCTGCTGGGCGGCGCGATCATCCGCGCCGGTGATACAGTCATCGACGGTACCGTACGCGGCCGTCTGGCCAAGCTCGCCGAGGCGATGAACTCCTAA
- a CDS encoding F0F1 ATP synthase subunit B: MNINLTLIGQSITFLFFVWFCWKFVWPPLLGVMKEREQKIADGLADAEHAQKDLELAKRKAAEQLKEAKDQANEIIDGANKRANQILDEAKQAAQSEGDRLKAAAKAEIDQEVNRAKEQLRSRVADLSVLGAEKILAVNIDAKAHDDLIDKLAAEL, encoded by the coding sequence GTGAATATCAACCTGACTCTAATCGGCCAGTCGATTACTTTCCTGTTTTTCGTCTGGTTTTGCTGGAAGTTTGTTTGGCCGCCGCTTTTGGGCGTGATGAAAGAACGTGAGCAGAAGATCGCAGATGGTCTCGCTGACGCTGAACACGCGCAGAAAGATCTGGAACTGGCCAAGCGCAAAGCTGCCGAGCAGTTGAAGGAAGCCAAAGATCAGGCTAACGAGATTATCGATGGTGCCAACAAGCGCGCCAACCAGATTCTCGATGAAGCCAAGCAAGCGGCTCAGTCTGAAGGCGATCGCCTGAAAGCTGCGGCCAAAGCTGAGATCGACCAGGAAGTGAATCGCGCTAAAGAGCAACTGCGCAGCCGTGTGGCAGACCTGTCTGTCCTGGGTGCGGAGAAGATTCTCGCGGTCAATATCGACGCTAAGGCGCACGACGACCTGATCGATAAACTGGCAGCCGAGCTGTAA
- the atpE gene encoding F0F1 ATP synthase subunit C, giving the protein MEALGLVYIASALLIGLGALGTAIGFGTLGGKLLEGSARQPEQAPALQGKMFLMAGLLDAVPMIGVGIAMYLIFAVAPGLV; this is encoded by the coding sequence ATGGAAGCATTAGGTCTGGTTTACATCGCAAGTGCACTGCTGATCGGTCTGGGCGCCCTGGGCACCGCTATCGGTTTCGGTACTCTGGGTGGCAAGCTGCTGGAAGGTTCCGCTCGTCAGCCTGAACAGGCTCCGGCTCTGCAGGGCAAAATGTTCCTGATGGCTGGTCTGCTTGACGCGGTTCCGATGATCGGTGTTGGTATCGCTATGTACCTGATCTTCGCCGTAGCTCCTGGTCTGGTTTAA
- the atpB gene encoding F0F1 ATP synthase subunit A, giving the protein MAGEAQTATEYIQHHLQNMTYGKLPAGYTRADGTVLNESTWTMAHSSQEATDMGFWAVHVDTLGWAIGLGLVFCFLFARAAKKASVDRPSGFQSFVELVTEFIDKLVKESFPHRNSMVAPMALTIFVWVFLMNLMDLVPVDWLPQLAAKISGNEHIFFKVVPTTDPNATLGMALAVFVLMIFFSIREKGALGFIKELTLHPFHTGKWFFDVLLIPVNFILEAVSLVAKPISLGLRLFGNLYAGEMIFILIAIVFGVGVLGFIGAGLLHMGWAIFHVLVITLQAFVFMVLSTVYMAMAHHRDDEHEHDQ; this is encoded by the coding sequence ATGGCAGGCGAAGCTCAAACCGCGACGGAATATATCCAACACCACCTGCAAAACATGACCTACGGCAAGCTGCCGGCCGGGTACACCCGCGCCGATGGCACTGTGCTGAATGAGTCTACCTGGACTATGGCACATTCCTCTCAGGAAGCCACGGATATGGGCTTTTGGGCCGTGCACGTGGACACTCTGGGCTGGGCTATCGGGCTGGGTCTTGTTTTCTGTTTTCTGTTCGCTCGCGCAGCGAAGAAAGCCAGTGTGGACAGACCCTCCGGCTTCCAGAGCTTTGTGGAGCTGGTGACGGAGTTTATCGACAAGCTGGTTAAGGAGAGCTTTCCACACCGCAACAGTATGGTGGCCCCCATGGCTCTCACCATCTTTGTGTGGGTATTCCTGATGAACCTGATGGACCTGGTACCCGTGGATTGGCTGCCGCAATTGGCTGCGAAAATCTCCGGTAACGAGCATATCTTCTTTAAAGTCGTGCCCACGACTGACCCCAATGCCACCCTGGGCATGGCGCTGGCGGTATTCGTTTTGATGATCTTTTTCAGTATCCGTGAAAAAGGCGCACTCGGATTTATCAAAGAGCTGACCTTGCACCCATTCCATACCGGCAAGTGGTTCTTCGATGTCCTGCTGATCCCGGTGAACTTCATACTGGAAGCCGTTTCTTTGGTCGCCAAGCCGATTTCTCTGGGGCTGCGTCTGTTCGGAAACCTCTACGCCGGTGAAATGATCTTTATCCTGATCGCAATTGTCTTTGGTGTTGGTGTTCTCGGCTTTATCGGTGCGGGCCTCCTGCACATGGGCTGGGCCATTTTCCACGTACTGGTAATTACCCTGCAGGCGTTCGTATTTATGGTATTGAGCACCGTGTACATGGCGATGGCGCACCATCGCGACGATGAGCACGAGCACGATCAATAA
- a CDS encoding ATP synthase subunit I gives MTKPPVLRIAAVQLLLVSVASAVLHLSGKPVTALSVFIGGALCALPGAYFGRRAFRDSGARAAPRVVGNFYRAETGKFILTMAGFAAVFATVKPLNAAALFISYALCVIVQWILVARMVR, from the coding sequence ATGACAAAACCCCCGGTATTACGAATAGCCGCGGTACAGCTTTTGCTGGTATCGGTGGCCAGTGCGGTACTGCACTTGAGTGGCAAACCGGTGACGGCGCTTTCCGTATTTATTGGTGGTGCCCTATGTGCACTGCCTGGAGCATATTTTGGCAGGCGCGCCTTTCGCGACAGCGGCGCGCGCGCGGCCCCTCGTGTGGTAGGCAACTTCTACCGCGCGGAAACCGGCAAATTTATATTGACCATGGCTGGTTTTGCAGCGGTGTTTGCCACCGTCAAACCACTCAATGCCGCGGCGCTTTTTATCAGCTACGCCCTCTGTGTAATCGTGCAGTGGATTTTGGTAGCGCGCATGGTCCGCTAG